TACTTCAATGTATTTGGATGTGATGTGGATGACATGAAGGGATTGTTAGCTGCCGGATACACTAGGAGCTTTCGTATTACCTTTTCACTCCTCCTCGAATCATGAGAGAAGTTCTATAATTTTGTTTGAGTatccttttctctttcttgggCTGCTTTATATTATAGCTCTCACTGTTCACAGTCAAGGAGACACTATTGGTCGTCTTGGATGTTTCCTTGTTATCTCTTTGAGTAGTACATAGATACATATGTTGCTTTCTAGAGCATCTTGTCCTAGAATTTTCTTAGCCAGCTAAGCTAAAATTGCATATCCAAAATAGTTAGAGCAACCTGAAATTGCAAAATTTATGAAGCAATTCCTCTTTTAAAGATTATTAATTCATAGAAGTTTCTCATCTGCGTATACCAACGAGAGAAAGCTATCTTCAGAAGAGTGCTGTTTATCTAAATCTCTTTTCGTGGAGAAGAGGAACAAATATGTCCGTAGAAAAAGTCTTGCCCTAGCCCATAATTTGTCCATGATTGTTTCtggtatattttttttaacctaTGCCATTTATGTAGAAGAGTTCTGTGGAGTTTTTGCTGTTATGGAATTAATTTCACTTGTCTATGGTTATCATGGATGTCAAAAGTGTGACGAGTAAAGGCTGTAATTTGTTATTTAGCTGTTATGCAATTAATTATGGACACAAAGAACAAAAATCTTTGTGTGGACTTTAGCGAGATCGAAAACAAGATGTTTAAATTTTAAGTATAGTTTCTTTACTTGAACTGCAGATGTGATGTGTGTGTCGATCTACATAGGAGAACACTGAGAGATGCTTTCTGTAGGATTATCTGGCATGCCATTTGAGTAGTGAAAAGctatttttatgttatatgaATCAACTATTATCAATTGGCAGAGACTTGTAATTAAGACATGAATGACCACTGATTTCAGTCACGTTACATTAAATCCATATCTAACCATTTGGAAAATGTAGCCGGCTCGGTAGGTTACTATATGTGAGTGAAGCAGCTGTTAAGAACTACTGATCAGCAACAACTAACTTGACATGCTAGACTCTTAAATTTCAAAAGCttctgaaaaaataatgtcTTTGATTTTTGCAATAAGTAGTTGCGCAAAATGCAGGAGAAAGCACGAAACTTCCTGTTAGAGATATGTTAGAGTAGGTATACCAAGTAAATGGATAAAATTTGATGTTTCTTGACTTAGTTGCTGGAGCTAAAGAAATGCATTGATAGGATTGCCACAGTAAATTTTGATCATTACATTCCCTGGTCGAAAGAAGATAagattgaaaattaatatgaCGGAGGGCAAGGAACAATTTCTCACTAGTAAACCAGTGTTCTTTCTCTATATTTCTCACTGGTTTATGATGTTCATCATGATTGGGCCCTGATATGCTCAGTTCTATTAAATGTTTCTCTCTTTCAGATCCAGCTGCTACTGCGAGTCTCTGATGATAACATGAAATTATATCTGCTGCTTAATGATGCCAATGACTTCAATATCCTTACTGTGAGTATCACGGTATGGGGGTTTGGATGGGGTGCTTATTTACACCTTGATATTAGCTTTTAGTACTTCAGGAGGATAACTTAgtcaaaaaattcttttccatCTCGGTAAGTAGTTTCTTCTCGTATATATATCGAATCGCCTCTCATCATTTCCACCCTACACGCGCAGAGATAAGCTTCTTGTTCTTCTAGCTATTGGTCGAGATGAATTTTGATGACTttaggaaaatcccttttaaAGCTTGAAGGTGCTCCCGAAGGGCGCTTTTTCGCTCAAGAGGTTATTTCAATaatcaaaccaaacaaaaaatcCGTTAGGGTATGACTAAGGCCAGTGATATCTTTGAAAACTTGCAAATATTATGAGCCCTATAATCCTAAAACTACCTATAGTAAGCTTCAATAAAAACATTTGATGGTGCCACTATTTGTAGAGCTTAAAAATCCGTTAGGGATGGCAATTGTTATATGCCGAATGTTTACCTTCTATAAGCTCTTCCTGAGAATAGTGCCACTATTTGTAGAGCTTAAAAAACATTTGATGGTATTTCAAAGGTGTATATAACATTTgtacttttaaaattgaatatatGCAAAGACTGACCTATACTAGATGCTTGCTTGTACtttaatttttccattttctttccaATAGCTGCTACCCTGCATTAGTCTCTCATTATTGAAGCTTACTATAGGTAGTTTTAGGATTATAGGGCTCATAATATTTGCAAGTTTTCAAAGATATGATTAGTCTTATGTTGTTTTGGTCATGATGAAGTCGTTAATGCATTGAGACATGAAAAATTATGAGGTTGTGAGTCCTTTTGTATCTCTTATTGAATATAATTCGTCTCATCCAATAATAGGAATGTAAGAAACTGCTAGCTTCCTGCCACCATCTCTTGAAAAATAGTTCCCAGGTGATGTTTAGTGCTTTTGgtgtattatttttctctgaCGGGATGGAGATTGATTTTGATACAGAACAGAACAGGAATCAGCATGTTGCTCTACATACATGGTTGTTGAGAAGCTTATTAGGAGTATATAAGCAATAGGCAGCTAAGCCATTTTTAGCTTTATATATAAGAAGTGAAGCTTTCACTGATAACAGGAGACAGCTGGTGGTGAAGCAGAACTTGAGGACAAAATTGAGTGTGGGATCTAAAATAAATGTCGGTTGTGATAGCGAATCAGCTTAGCAGATGAATTTGATGAAACATTGGAAACCAATACTATTTAGTACTTATCTACTATGATCTTTATAAGAACTGAGTCCAAGCATATAACTTTACTTTTGAGCCTAAAGAGTTTCAGTCACTTGGATGGCCCTAGTTTCTTTCGACAATTGTGAGAATGTGTCCCTATCTATCGTGTTATCAATTCTATTCCACTGAAAGAAACTAATCCTTGCttttattcaaataaattaataaatatagtaGTACTTGTAGAAGTAGACAGAGGAATAGGGATGAAAAGTGATACTTGCCTTGTAGGGGTTTCATCATCACTTATTGCGGGAGCTAGATATTTTCTTACAGATTATTGCGAAAAGTAATTTCATGTTAGTAGTTTTCATCTTTCTCATAATATCTTTTGATCCAGCTCAAGAAATATAGCAATATGACCTCTTTGGATGTTAAATGTATGACCTCTTTGGATGTTAAATGTTGCACTTAAAGAACAGCTTTTTGAAAAATCTTGAAGCAGCAGCTGAGATTTCTAACAAGATGATTATACTTTAGTATTGTGAAATGGAGATCTCTCTGATCTAATTCTGTATAAACTCTGTTCTGCGTTTGCATTGACTTTCTATTACTGTGTGCTACATTGTCATTCCTGAGGTTTCGTTTGGCCATCCCTATTTCTATCTGCAATTGTACATCAGTTAACTCCCATTAGTGACCATTACAACACAGAAAGGAGACGGGAGAAATTACCATCTTGGAGGAATTTATGTTCCACTTGTGATTTATATTTCTCAGGATGTATATAAAGgaactttattaattttgctTCACTTTAGTGTTGATTGGGGATCAAATAAATAGACTAAAGTCTCTAACTTCCTAACATTGCGTTAGACGTGGGGATGATAGAAGCTTATACTGCCAGTGGTATTTGCATGGGAATGTTactatcattttcttttttgcactGAAGGAGGCTATAGAGGATTAAAATTACCTGGGTGATGTGGAATGATATTGTAATCATCCAGAGATGAAATTGTTAAATCACTCAATTGATATTCATAGCCCTTATGACAACTCAAGCTCTTTTTCCTTGTATTTGGATTTTTGGATAAGtatctttttaatttctattacTTTACCTTTTgcttaaatatttataaaggaCATAAAATAGAAACTTAGGAAATGTATAACATTTAAATCTAATGTGGATGTCTCTGACATATAAAAAATGTACAGTTGATTATTTAGAATATTacttattattgaattatttgTTGTACTTTCTATAATGTATTAGATAgtgttattaaattttaatactgCAAATATTTGCTGATAAAGTACTTTATATTcctagataaatatataaataattaaaaacagttgatacaatatcaaattaatcATTTGGAATGTTGATATTTctattacataaaaaaatatacagtTAAAACTATTTCGAATAGCAATGCTTATTAAAGTATTTCTTatgtattttatttgtatCATATTTCATGAAACTGTAATTGTTATATgctcaaaaatataatatatatctttatatattaaataacaaaaagCAGTTACCTAAATGAAACTTTATATAAGTTGTAGATTTGTATGATACATCAAGTCAATAAGGAACACTTATGTTTGTTATATTTTATGCTTAGATAAATTCATAGGTCATGCAATATGCTATGTTAAAAGTATTTGTTAATACTTATTACGTTGGAATTCTGCAGACAGATTACGCGAATTTCTTAGTTTGAATTCTACGCATGTTAGAGTTGTCTTCTTGATGTCCAAGAATTTCTGCCTGCTTGCTCATGCCAACTAAAATCttttgattaaattttttccGTTTATCTCAATTTGCAGGATAAGCATAGAGAGAAGAGGGATAAAAGGGAGAAGAAGGATAGAGAGAAGCGAGAGggtaaagagagaaaagagaaagatcGGAGTGATGAGAAGCAGAGGgacaagaaagagaaaaaggataAACACAGAGACAAAAAGAAGGACAAggagaaggaaaaggaaaaagaaagggataaggaaagagaaaaggatCATAGCAGTTCCTCTAATGACAAGAAGCTTCCAACACAGATTGGACGCATCAATGAAGAGAAGACTTTTAATGAAAAAGGACCCTTACTGTCTAGGTTACCTGCTGGGCAAACTGGGGAAATGTCCATATCGAAGGAGAAGGAAAGGGAGAAACAGAGGAATAGCACTCCTGATGGGAAGAGACCTGCTGGGCAAACTGTTGATAAGATCATTTCAACCAATAATAATTCATCGAGGGATATCGgtgataataataaatatgtgCAGGAGCTTGAAAAGCGTGTAGGAAATGACAGGAACAGTGGAACCCAGCTGGCCGAGAAATATATGGTTGCAGAGAGGAAAAAAGATGAAGGCATGGTTCCTTTTTTGGCAAAGCCTACTGCTGGTGTCAGGCCGGAAGGGAAAGAACGTAACAAAGAACGAAGAGACAATGAACAGAAGGTGGAAAGGGTTAATGGGATTTTGAAGGTCCGGAATTTTAGTGGAGCTGTTCAAAGTAGAATCCTGGAAGTACCTACACCATTGGAGCAGTGTGTTGAGAAGGAAATTGAATGGAGGGATAAGTTAAAGGGTAGAGAAGATGTGGATAAGCGGGCAGATAAATGGAAGGAGAAAGATGGGGAGAGAAAGGGCCAAGAGAAAGTGAAGGAGTCGAGTAAAGAGAGGAAGGAGGAAAGATCAAAGGAGAAAAGTGAGCGTAATAGACATAATGAGCAGGAAGGGTTGAGATCAAGCAGAAAGAATGAGATGCTAAGTAGCCCACTTACAAAAAACCTGCAAGAGCCTGTAAAAGAGCCTGACAAAACTGTAGCTGCTTCTGAAAATGTTCTTAAGAAGAGGAAGGATCCCGAAACAAATGGGTTTCTGCATGGTGAGTTCTATCCTATCACCGTATAGATTCGTTGAACTAGAGGAGGTTTGGAAATAGGATTTCTTTTTAGCTTTGGCTGCTATTCTCACCATATTCCATCACCTGCAAGCATGGaaactaattttttcttttgaagagTTACATCTTATAATCTAAAAACCTTACTTATCCCCATAAAAATTTTTGGTCATCAATTTCAAATGGTGATATCCTTGAAATTATTTTGGTTATCATATATCCTTGTCTTTCATGTTGTTTTGGTTGGAAGCTGAGTTTATACAGGCAAATGCCTTTAACTATGAACTACCTTTCAATGTCAAAAGCAGCTGCCTTTTCTAGGCTATGGATTCTTATTTCAACCATCCCTAGGCTGAGTCTGGCTCACTGTAGCCATGAGATTTcaggttttctttttttaaaaaaaaaaaaaacaatcagCTAGTTCTTTTAAAACTGGAGGACTGGGAGTCAtccatatcaatttttttttggttttgaaCACTCCCAATTTTCTGGATATTTAAAACAGGACTACTGTAAATTTTTTGGCCTTGAGTTGATGACTTGATCTTGGACCTTCTTACAGCCAACGAAATCCGATCCAACAAGTTGCAGAAACAAATGTTGGCCTCTCGGTCCCTCTTGGAGAATGGCCGGACATTGGAACCTTTCGCTTCTTCCCAGGTTGCTCCCCCCTTGCCTGGGCCCACTAATAATAGCAACAATATCCTCGAGGCAAAtaaggagaaaaggaaaataaatggggTCACTGAGAGTCGACCGACACGTCCTGCATCTTCCCCCCTGCAAAATCAACAGCCCACTACACAAGCTGATCTATTACTAGCTGAAGTGCCATTGGTAAGACCACCTCATCCTGACTCCAAGCATCTCGACGAGATACTAAGTAGAGTCCCAAGAATGGAGGAATTGCCTGAATTGGACGATGACCAAAGCTGGCTCTTTCACAGCAATTGTGAGGATTCAAAGAAGCCAAAATGGGGTCACAGGGTGGATGACGTGACCTCTCAGGTTTGGGGAGAATCTCTTCACATAGAGTCAGCTGATATTTATGCTCTGCCTTATGTGATCCCCTACTGATGAGAGTTTTCGAAGTAGACATGGTTCTACACCCTTTGGGATCTCCTTTAGCTACCACAGAAGAGTGACCAGCAGATTGATCTTCGAGATGGCATTTGCATAATTTCTATGATCTTGCTTGCATTCATTTGTGAATGTTAGGTCAGCTTCCTTCAGCTTCCTTCGGGGCTTCTGTGGGCTTATTTGCTTCCACCTGCAAGTCTCGATCTGATTACCAGTGGAAGACTGGGACCGAGAGAGCGAATTTGTTTCATTCGTTGCTGAACTTGAAAGGGAGCCCAATTGGGTTGCTGCAAGGAGCGGAGGATTTTTGATTGGCTTGTGGAAATTCTCAAATCGGAGGAGGGAGCATATGATTGCAATGCTTTTGTTTCTTCTAACTGGGGAGGCAAGGGAAGAGAAGCAGAGGGCTGCCCCTGTTTTCAGCAGCACTCCGATCacaattttgatttgtaacaTAGAAAATGAACTCTTCTTTTTTACATAATATTATGATAGAGAAGGAATTTATTCAAacaggaaaagagaaaaaaaaatggaggaaCTTGATTCGCGATCGATTCACTCAAATTTCTCCTTGCTGCTCTGCTGCTGTTTACATAGTCCCATCTTATTTTCGAGCTGATCTGGTAGACGAAAATCATGGGGTTCTTGGTGATTTTGACTGGTCCTTCGTACTTCAAACAATTGtgatcttaattttttttttctcttgatcTCGACCGATGAATAAAAGCTACATTGCTCGGCGAAGGAGGTCTAGGGTGGAATGGGGAAGGACATTCATATATGACTAGATAATGACCTGGGTTATATTCTCGGAACTGGAAGATTTATCGTTAAGAGAGCCATTTCCGGAAGTGCTTTCTTCTATTCTGCATTCAGAGCATGACCGGGAAGTTTCTCCGTATTGAAATGTTATCGAGCCCTTAGTTCTAATACATTAATGGAAAGATGATACATCTGAGAAAGATTTTGTACCAACTGGTTACATTCGAGAAAGATTAATGCCACGACTTAATTTTTTCGATATCATTGGATATGTTAAAAAGTAGCTTGCGTTCATGTACAACCATGACCTAAGGAGGAACCGCGATAATGGAGAGAGTTGGTTGACGAACTTTTGAGGAAGAAGCCCATCACATTTCTGGCCTGATTGCTTTCGTGGAGGCGAGATGTACACATATGTAAATCACATCAACTCCACTTAGGCAAACAAACACTAAATgtgatagataaaattgaaaattcgcGAAATTTTTCTGAGACAAATTTAAAGTGGAGCTAAATTTGAGatagaaacaaaaagaaaattgaaattttttaaggTGATAATTTATCAACGTGATAAAATGTGATATTTCTATTTAAATGCGTAGCACCGTCCATTTTAAAGGTCAGTCTAACGgtgaatttttaaatactaTACTTTTGAATAGAAGTATTGCAATAAAATCCCTTTTAATAATTCAAGTTGAGTTGAGACacaagaaataaaatgttacGGGGGATTTTGCACTCGCGGCTTGCCATGGGAAAAAATTCAACCAATCAAACAATGAAATTCACAATAAGAAATGAAAGTGCGAAATGGTCACGTGGGTTGTGGGGTCCGTTATCGAAAAGGGCAAAACAGAAGGGTTTGGCTCTCTATAGTTTGCGTTTACGGtgtattaaaataatattatttattcatttaattttttaaattttccaaTGACCTGCAAtttgatattcgaaagtctCAATGAATCTCCACTAATTAGTTCAAGTCAAATTAGGcccattaaaaataattcgtTTGAGAGAAATGGatcagttttaattttttttactctcaattactattttttatttaactattaaaataatattatttgttcatgtaattttctaaaatttttcttgatttgGACTTTGATATTTGGAAGTCTCAATGAGTCCCCATTAATTTAGTTCAAGTCAAATTGGGCCGACTAAAGGATAAAACTCaccaaattataaattttctccattaacGATACTCGAATATTTACTTACAATTTtgaattcttttaaaaaattcatgaaaagatctcaaaataatgttttcttcaaattaacccttaattttcatttcaagGCTTAATATTAGTAGAGTTAAAGTGCATCATCCATAGCAGGGTGGTATATTAGAAAAGAATATGGAAATTTTATACtgaaaaattgtttttttatcataatatatatttttatttatttacattttctattttttagtCTCCAacttgatatttgaaaattcaatggaTCGCGACTAATCGGTTCGAGTCGATTCGACCAACTAAAGGGTAAACCTTTattaatcatgaattttctccatccaTGACACTCGAATTCAAGCCCTCGTTTAAGTGGTGTATGTGTCGAATAACCTGAAAACCTCACATTGTTTACATATTTCTAATTTTGTTTCCTTATAATGTTGATAAGGAAAACTACATGGAAAGACCTcaaaataacaatttttttaaaagattggCCCCAATTTTTATTTGTCAAATCTTAATACATGAGTGAAAGTGCATCGGTCATATCTGGTTGCATATGAAAAAATGAATATGCTTCTTTTTAACAAGATCAATTAAATaagttaataaaaaattgaaagaaattgtcatattttaatttttcaaaatctattatttatttatttttgcacTGATCTTTctattctttaaaaaaatcaaaggcTTTCAAGAAAAGTTTCTGtaaaatagtttttttaattggtcctcaatttttatattaccaaaaattaattggataaattaataaaaaaaatgtatttcaCATGATTTGGAGTCAATATGATCTTCTAGAAAATTAGATGAAGTCTTGACATACAAATTAAGATATAGAAATTTTTACGtcatatatctcatggttttatcattttcttagATTTATCTCATGCTTTAAAACGAAAAAGGCTTATGGTTTACATCTTATTCTAAAACTATCACGACGTCAATTTATACcgtcaataaaatataaatggtcatcaaatctatcacatagttttaattttttcttaaatctatcttatgattttgatttttttctcaaatttattccAAGTAAAGGGCCACAGTGGCAAGGATGGACCCACTTACGTTCCACGTCAGCAACACCATATTGTCGGACAAATTAACGTTGGAATAGACccaaaacatataaattatgagtattttttaataatttttaaatcataagataaattttaaaaaatgatcaaattatatatatgacattAAACccctaaaatataataattttgaaaatgtaataaattaaGATATGACCGTCACGAAAACTGTCTGCCACCTAGTGTTGCTCATCTTCAATTTCCTGCGGTCACCTCCCCATTTTCCTGTTTCAATCCCATCTTCCTCTGTCAGCGCCTTAATACCCTTTCCAACATAATAAAAATCACTTTTGTCCTCACTTTGTCTCTAATCATCATACAAAGGAATGAAACGAGAGGCTGAGGTTGGTTTGCTCCCTCGAATTTTTAtactttaataaaatttacatataattttttaaattttataaaaaaatttatactcAACCttcttaatttgaaaatattatcttAAATATTCACCCTTATTAAGATCTTCCCCCAAAATACCCTCATCATACGTATGAGATCTTATTCCACCACGTCCTTCTTAAAATTTGTTTGGATCTAAATGTATATATCGGGTTGAAAGAGAAATTGATAGCACAATTGAACATTTTAAAGCTGGCGCAATGGCAGAAGGGTTTAAAACCCGCGTCAAGCTAGAATATGATGAGACATTCAGCTCGATAGTTAGGCTCGCCCCCTTCCGTCTCTTTCATCGATTCCATTCGTCGGAGGTGTCTAGGAACTGAGTGTCATATGTTGCTAAAACGATCTGGATTCGCCACAATCTTCATGAGCTTCGTATGGTCCTTTCCTCTCCATGACAGATTTCTTTTATGATAATATTTGTGTGACTTAAACTTGCGGCCAATCCCATATTTCATGCTCTACGGAGCACATTGAccttaattttcattttgcccTTGAACGTATAGCCTCTAGCGATTTTCATGTAATTAATATGTCTATGGCAACAGTATAATCTTTAATAAGAGATGACTCCCACCCTCGATTGATGGGGTTATTGAAGGATATTAATTAGGAGATTTATGATTATTCATGAGCATATACTTTTGAcgtcctttattttttttttccctaaactaaTCAGGCCGTAGCttaatactaaattaaattaaattactagCTAACGGGGTAAAGAGACCCCAATAATATTACTAGGAAGGAGAGTCTAGATACtttaatatctttttttttttagtatatgTCTTGGTGTCCAGAAGCCCTtgattaattcagttcgagccGGGTGGTTCACTAATAGAGTAGTTCTctcaacatgaattttttccattcacggAACTTGAAAAATGTGGATGAAATCCTACCATGGATATTGTTATGTAATCTTGAGTATTGCTCCATAAATATATTTGCCTATTTACTTGAGCAGAATTAAGTGAGGCAAATTAttcttctcaatttttttttgccaaacCTAACAATCATAATTTTCAAGCTCATCTATTAATTCCTTACCTTACCAAAACGTACCGATTAAATGTCCTGAGCCATCGTAGAGGCATGTGCAAACTCCAGCTAGAGGTCCAGACAGGCCTTTATTACAGAAAActgcacacacacacacacacacatattttttgggtgaaaaatgcacatatataattaatcgGTTCATATACGATACGTGACTTCTAATTTGGGGCCCTCCATCATCGCCACCACCACCCCCATTAAATAGAAGCATTCAGCCCCTAACTGCCCTCTTCTTCATTGTCCAATAGCCATCTCCCACCCATGTCAGCTTCATTAAACCTCCCAACCAAACCCTCATTTCATggaattatttcattttggcCCTCCGGTTCCTTTGCCTACTCAACTTGTCCCATAAATTTCATATTCCTCTTTTCTTAATTCATTCTCTTGGTTAATGTTCATTTGTCTCACAACccaaatttttagaattggCAAAAGTTGTTATTGGACTTTAGTTGCGCGAGTGATCGATCAATATGGCAAAGAGACCCGTATTACTAAGTAATTAGAATATCAATCTTGATTGGTTATTGTTTATACCTGACATATTTTGCCtagttaaaatttattttagatCTGTTTCAATTAGCTATTGTGCTTGTAATAtgtttctctctctgttttttttggAGGTCCATGGTTCCAATAAAGGGGTAGACGAAACATATACAGTAAAGGTATACCGGAAGTTTTATTAGAGATAATCGAATCCATAACCTTATGATTAGGGGCTAGAAAGTTTAAAGAAGGTAACTTCTATTATAACTAGgctggctttttttttttgatgtgtACCCTAGTATCTAGAGTCCAATGGAtttgactaatccagtcagGAGATCGAGCATTAAAGATTATTTTCCCTCCCAACAAGTGCGCTTTTCGGGGTTCGAACTTGTGTTCTTCTCCTTACGGGAGTGAGCTGCTTACCACTAAACCAACACTTTTGTTGGTAGTAGGCTGGCTTTTTTGGTTACGATTAAGCTTTGCCAGTAgaattttatcccttagtgtATAGAGTGGACTAAAACTGAATTAGTGTTAAATTATCAGATATTAGAATCcactttaaaaataaaaattcacatAATAAGGTTATAGATAGGTAGACATTATCTGACGGTGATCACGTGGCATATTGGATATCCCAAAGCCCACACGTATGTATGTTAATGATAATTCTAAAACTAGAATCCTTTCGCTGTACATgtgaattaaatttttttatagttaTTATGCTTATGATATGACATACTAGCACTGCCACATCCACATGATATTGGAAAGTTTTCCTAAAGTTGAAGCAAGCAATTCACATcggaaaattaaatgaaaaaatctTTAGCAAATAAAATTGGTTATATTTCACCACCTATTAGGTTAAACTCTTGAGTTGTATATTGACTCATTTAGTTTATAAGCACAGTGAAAATTTAGTACAATATTGTATAGATGCTACATAATTATGTGACATGTGAGAGCAAATGTAATCTCTGCGTTACCGCATGAGAGCATTTTCACATCAGAAAGTTAATGAAAATAAGATGGTTGAATTTTAGCACTTGGGATAGTTTTCAAATTATAAGAGGAAACTATCACTGTTATCCCTCTACTTGCACAATACCATCAATTTAGTCTCTCTACTAATTTTGCCACCATTTTAACCCAAACATTTTCATTCCGCTTATCAATATGGTCCTCGACATCAACCAACTTAACGAAATGCTCACGTGGATGCCTAGCTGGACCTGACGCAGTCAatgaaattgtttttttaaacCGGAGGCATGAGCCATGCATGAAATGGCACCGTTTTAATTGCCTATAACATAGAGGCTAGTAACACAGCAAACATGTAGCACACTGCTCAGAATAGTCATTGACTGGTAACATAATAGAGTTATGGCAAATGGACAGAACATGCACTGCCAGGTAACATAACATAATCGTAACACACTGGTCACAATAGACCATTCAAACAT
Above is a window of Punica granatum isolate Tunisia-2019 chromosome 7, ASM765513v2, whole genome shotgun sequence DNA encoding:
- the LOC116213530 gene encoding RNA-binding protein 25-like isoform X1 — translated: MSRCFPFPPPGYVRKAGAGSVDNVDLLKQIQLLLRVSDDNMKLYLLLNDANDFNILTDKHREKRDKREKKDREKREGKERKEKDRSDEKQRDKKEKKDKHRDKKKDKEKEKEKERDKEREKDHSSSSNDKKLPTQIGRINEEKTFNEKGPLLSRLPAGQTGEMSISKEKEREKQRNSTPDGKRPAGQTVDKIISTNNNSSRDIGDNNKYVQELEKRVGNDRNSGTQLAEKYMVAERKKDEGMVPFLAKPTAGVRPEGKERNKERRDNEQKVERVNGILKVRNFSGAVQSRILEVPTPLEQCVEKEIEWRDKLKGREDVDKRADKWKEKDGERKGQEKVKESSKERKEERSKEKSERNRHNEQEGLRSSRKNEMLSSPLTKNLQEPVKEPDKTVAASENVLKKRKDPETNGFLHANEIRSNKLQKQMLASRSLLENGRTLEPFASSQVAPPLPGPTNNSNNILEANKEKRKINGVTESRPTRPASSPLQNQQPTTQADLLLAEVPLVRPPHPDSKHLDEILSRVPRMEELPELDDDQSWLFHSNCEDSKKPKWGHRVDDVTSQVWGESLHIESADIYALPYVIPY
- the LOC116213530 gene encoding RNA-binding protein 25-like isoform X2, with the translated sequence MSRCFPFPPPGYVRKAGAGSVDNVDLLKQDKHREKRDKREKKDREKREGKERKEKDRSDEKQRDKKEKKDKHRDKKKDKEKEKEKERDKEREKDHSSSSNDKKLPTQIGRINEEKTFNEKGPLLSRLPAGQTGEMSISKEKEREKQRNSTPDGKRPAGQTVDKIISTNNNSSRDIGDNNKYVQELEKRVGNDRNSGTQLAEKYMVAERKKDEGMVPFLAKPTAGVRPEGKERNKERRDNEQKVERVNGILKVRNFSGAVQSRILEVPTPLEQCVEKEIEWRDKLKGREDVDKRADKWKEKDGERKGQEKVKESSKERKEERSKEKSERNRHNEQEGLRSSRKNEMLSSPLTKNLQEPVKEPDKTVAASENVLKKRKDPETNGFLHANEIRSNKLQKQMLASRSLLENGRTLEPFASSQVAPPLPGPTNNSNNILEANKEKRKINGVTESRPTRPASSPLQNQQPTTQADLLLAEVPLVRPPHPDSKHLDEILSRVPRMEELPELDDDQSWLFHSNCEDSKKPKWGHRVDDVTSQVWGESLHIESADIYALPYVIPY